DNA from Candidatus Methylacidiphilales bacterium:
ACGCTGATCGATATTCATTTCGCGAGCTACACTGATAAAGCCCCTTCAAGACAAAAAGGGGCTTTTTTATTCCCTCACTGAATGTGATTTACTTGCAAGCTATCTAGGTTCCTCTTCTCCGCCTAGACACAGACTGGCCTTACTCAAAGAACCTCCCAATAGTGAAAAAATAAACTAAATACAACTTTCTTAAACCTACCCAAGGGTTAAAATTTATATCAGATTAAGTAAAATATAAAAATTCCCGTTTGTAAACCGTATCGTTTTTATAAAATCCATTCAATCAAAAATAAAAAATTTTTTCACAAAAGAATTGACAAATTTAATAAAACAAGTAAATAAATTTCGTGATTTAAAGAAGGCGCATGAAAATCCTAGACGCGAGTTCAAGTGTAAACAAGCCGCTTTGCTACTTCATAAGCTCTACTATAACAAACAAACAACTTCGTTCTTTAGTTGCTTGCATGGCTCTTTGGACCACGAGCGTGCAGGCCCAAGCGCAACTCCCATCACAAGGCCAGGTCATCAGCGGCAATATCGTGATCGGAGAGAATGCCGACCAAATGAACATCCATCAATCCACTCAGCATGGCATAATCGATTGGCATACTTTCAGCATCGGAAAAGATCATACAGTGAATTTTCATCAACCTATTGGTGGAGCTACACTGAATCGCGTCACCGGCGGCTTTCAATCGTATCTCGATGGACAACTCAATGCCACAGGCTCACTCTATCTTGTGAATCCAAGCGGAATCGTCGTCGGAAAAAACGGACGCATCAAAGTCGGCCAAGATGTTTATCTCTCTACAATGGACATAAAGCCCGAGACTTTTCTCCGCGGCTCAAACCCAGAATTTATTAACCGCTCTCAACAATCCGTAATAAACTTAGGCACTATTGAATCAGGCCGAGACGTATTTCTCATAGGCACAACCGTGCACAATCAAGGCGCTCTAAAAGCCGGTCGCACGGCAGGACTAGCGGCGGGCGGGTTTGAAGCAGAAATAGTCATTCAGGATACTCGCCAAAAGCCGAACGCACCCCGCGTCCAGATCCGCAGGAAAGGAATCACAAACAACACTCCTATCGGAATAGACCAAAACGGTTTAATTGAAGCAGCAAGCGCTGAGATTTTATCCGCGGGCGATATTTATGGCACAGCCATCAATATAGGTCCCGAAAGTCAGATACTCCTTCGTGGGCAAGCCGAAGAGCCAATTGCAAGAGCTATCGTTGTGAGCTCAGACGGAGAAATCCGCGTAGCAGGAAAAATACAAGCTACCAATCTTGATGGAAGCGGAGGTGAGGTCATCATTGATGCGGGTCGCGGAACAGAAACCCGCAAAGCCCAAGCACTAGTAACAGCAGAAATCAACGTCTCAAGTGATAGCAAGCACGCAGGGCGTGTAAAAATACTCGGAGATCATGTTGCTCTTTATGAAAAATCATCTGTAAATGCCACTGGGGCCACCGAAGGAGGAGAAATCCTCATCGGAGGAGATGTCCAAGGTTCCAACCCAGATGTCCCAAATGCCAAAGCTGCCTACATTGGACAAGACGTAATTATTCGTGCGGACGCACTAGAATACGGAGACGGCGGTAAAATTATCGTCTGGTCAGATGAAGCGACTCGTATGTATGGCGCACTGAGCGCCGAAGGAGGGCGACAAGCTGGTGATGGCGGATTTATCGAAGTTTCATCGAAGGGAAGCACCCTAGAAACAGAAGAAATCATCCGAGCCTCTGCCAAAGCCTACAATGGCCGTTCCGGAACATTCCTCCTCGATCCCCCAGACCTTACAATCTCTACAAATGTAAATAGCAACGTCACCAGCGGTCCTAATTTCAGCCCCACTGGCTCAGGCGCCAATGTCAGCTACACGGCTCTCAATCTTCTTTTAAGTGGAGGCACATCGGTCATCCTCACAACCGTAACAAGTGGCCCAGGAAACGGCGACATCATTTTCTCAACCGGTGGAGTCCTCAATTTTTCAGGTAATAACACTACCCTTACACTTAATGCCTGGCGAAATATCGTAGTCGCCAATGGAGTCATTGTGAATATCAACGGCTCTAGCCACACAGGACAAACCCTAATCTTCAATGCAGATCAAGGAGGCACAGCTACTGACGGTGAAATCCTCATTAACGGCTCACTCATACTAAATAACCTAATGGATGCTTTTACAGCAACAGGCGAATCCATCAAAATCGACTCTCCCAATTTCAACACGGGCGGTGGAGTCACGACGATGACAACCACTGATGGTGACTTTATCATTACAAATACAGGCGCACTCTATTCAAGCGCCCAACAATTCAACATAAATGTCAACGGCGGAGACTTCGATATGGGAGCCAACGGCATTTTGTCCATTAATGGGGGAGTCATGACGATTAATTCCTCAGGCAATGTAACCCTTGGTAACACCAGTCTTAATCTTTCAGGAACCGCTGCTTCCTCAATAAACGCCAACGGTGGCTCTATCACAATTCAAGACTTCTTAGCCATTGATTTAAATACGCAGATGTTCAACCTCAATGCTTCACAGGATATCCTGCAAACCAGTGTATTACAGGGTATACTTGTCAGTAGCCAAGGCCCAGGAGCAGGAATAAAATTACGCGCCGATGCCGACAATAATAACACAGGCGTCATTGTTCTCGCAGATGCTCTGATTACTGACGCCACCGACCCCGTCAACGTAGAACTAGAAGCAGCCGGCAATATCACATTTGGAAACACATTCTCCATCGGACCCGGAAATTTCCTAAAAATAAAATCACATCAAGGCAGCGTGGTCATGCTTCCACTATCATCAATAGAGACCAACACAAACTCACTCCAAATCGAGGCTCGCGATGACGTAGATTTGCAGTTTGTCACAGCTTATAATCTAGCCAGCCCATCTTACATTAAGTCTAATCTCGGAGACATCATCTTCAACGCCGATAGCGAATTCAGAATTGGCAACATAACGTTTGATATACAAGCCAGAGACAACATCACAGTAGGAAACAACTCTAACATCACCCTCAAAGGCCTTAATAGCGCTGCCTTAGCAAATTTCGAAGCCGATACCGGCGGTGGCTCTAGCAATGGTAGTATAACAATCAACGGAAAAATCCTCTCCGACTCTTCTACAGCCGCAAATGTTCAACTAAAAGGAGAGAACATCACGCTTGGCCCCTCCGCCGGTGTAACCAACACACGAAGTCTCATCGCACAAGCCACAGTGGGCAACATCACACTCGGCAACAATGCCACCCTTTCAACTATCAACACCGCATCAAACGCCATCCTAACCGCCAGCAACTCAATCACCATGGCGGACTCCGCAATCCTCAATCTTTCAGCATCCGGCACCTTAAACATCCAAGCCACAAACAATATTACCCTCGCAGAAGCCACCCTGCGCCATACCGGCTCCGGTGATATCACCGTCCAAGCTACCAACGGCAGTATCCTCGACGCCTCCCCCTCGACCGATACCACCCCCAACATCCAATTTCAAACGTCAGCCACCAACGCCGCCCTCAAACTCAACGCAGGACAAGCAATTGCAGCCCCCGGCAATGCTGATCTCGATATTCGAGCCCTTGCCAACAATCAACGCATTCAAGCCACAGCTGGACAAGGTATATTCATTCAAGAATCGGGTTCCAACCAAAACACCTTTAACGTAGCCGGCCTCCAATCCACCTCGGGCACCATTGATTTCCGTGCACAAAATATCACAAATCTCAACATCACCAATGATATCAAACGAACCGGCACAACATCAGGCTCAATTATCCTCGAGAACAACATCGGCAACATTGCTCTTGATGCAGACCTTGGATCAGACACCGCCGCCTCCATTATCAAAGTAAAAGCTACAGGTAATATCACCCAAACTGCCAACAAACTCATCCGAGCAGGAGGAATCAACTCATCCGTAGACCTAGAGGCAACGACACCCTCTTCCCCAGGCAATATCACAGGCGCTACAGGCCCCTACAACTCACTCGCCATCAAAAATGCAGACACCATCTCTGCCCGTGCCGGTAGCCCCACCGTAACCGGGACGGGTTCATACACCGCCAACGGCCAACTCCGCATTGCTCATGAATCCAGCCTCACCGATACCCTCGTCGAAGAACTCTTAGGTCGAAACATCATATTCACCAACCGCGGCCCCGCAGGACACACCCTCATCATTGACAAAGTCGACACCACACAAAACACAGACTCCCGCGTCATGATACTCTCCGGACGCGACGGAGCCTCCAACACCCCTCAAAACCTCCTTCTCAACGACCTCAACATCACAGGAAACATCGGCAACTACGCTCCTAATCGTCAATTTAACCGAATCTTCCTTGCAGCTAATAAAGACGTCATGATTGATCCAGGAGTAGTCGTCAAAACTCAACCCGGTGGACACATCCAAATTGTTACCGACGAAGCATTCCCCACCCCACCTCTCTTCGGAACAGGCGGCCTTAAAAACTTCGGAACTATCGATGCCGGCCCGACTGGATCCGTCACCCTCTACGGCTCCTCCCCCGATAACATGGTTCTAGGCACAATTATAGCCGCCAACGGCGCAGATAACACAACCGGAAAATGGTATCAAACCGATGCAGGTGCCAACGCCTACAACCCCGACACCGGCTATCAACCCCCAGGCACCGGAACAACTCCTGGTGGAGAATTTTACAAAGACCAAGGCACCGCTGCATCAAGTGCCGCCTATAGCTCCAGCTTTTACAATTCCAGTTTTAATAACTCGTCTAGCTTCTTCAACAGCTCTTCGTTCAGCAATTCTTCTAGCTTCGGCAACAGCTCTTCGCTTTATCATTCTTCAAGCTTCAACAATAGCTCCTCGTTTAACAACTCATCGAGCCTCTTCAACAGCTCAAGCGTCCACAATTCATTCATAAACAACAGCTCAGCCGCCGCAAGCTCCAGCTTCTACAACAGCTCCTCAATCAACAATTCATCAAGCCTTTACAACAGCTCTAGCTTCAACAATTCCTCCAGTTTCAATCAAAGCTCTTCATTCAACAACTCATCGAGCCTCTTCAACAGCTCAAGCGTCCACAACTCATTCATGAACAATAGCTCGGCCGCTGCCAGCTCGAGCTTCTACAACAGTTCCTCGATCAACAACTCCTCTAGCTTCTACAATAGCTCCTCGCTTGTTAATTCCTCCAGCTTCAACAACAGCTCATCATTCAATAACTCTTCTAGTTTCAATCAAAGCTCTTCATTTAACAACTCATCGAGCCTCTTCAAC
Protein-coding regions in this window:
- a CDS encoding filamentous hemagglutinin N-terminal domain-containing protein, whose amino-acid sequence is MALWTTSVQAQAQLPSQGQVISGNIVIGENADQMNIHQSTQHGIIDWHTFSIGKDHTVNFHQPIGGATLNRVTGGFQSYLDGQLNATGSLYLVNPSGIVVGKNGRIKVGQDVYLSTMDIKPETFLRGSNPEFINRSQQSVINLGTIESGRDVFLIGTTVHNQGALKAGRTAGLAAGGFEAEIVIQDTRQKPNAPRVQIRRKGITNNTPIGIDQNGLIEAASAEILSAGDIYGTAINIGPESQILLRGQAEEPIARAIVVSSDGEIRVAGKIQATNLDGSGGEVIIDAGRGTETRKAQALVTAEINVSSDSKHAGRVKILGDHVALYEKSSVNATGATEGGEILIGGDVQGSNPDVPNAKAAYIGQDVIIRADALEYGDGGKIIVWSDEATRMYGALSAEGGRQAGDGGFIEVSSKGSTLETEEIIRASAKAYNGRSGTFLLDPPDLTISTNVNSNVTSGPNFSPTGSGANVSYTALNLLLSGGTSVILTTVTSGPGNGDIIFSTGGVLNFSGNNTTLTLNAWRNIVVANGVIVNINGSSHTGQTLIFNADQGGTATDGEILINGSLILNNLMDAFTATGESIKIDSPNFNTGGGVTTMTTTDGDFIITNTGALYSSAQQFNINVNGGDFDMGANGILSINGGVMTINSSGNVTLGNTSLNLSGTAASSINANGGSITIQDFLAIDLNTQMFNLNASQDILQTSVLQGILVSSQGPGAGIKLRADADNNNTGVIVLADALITDATDPVNVELEAAGNITFGNTFSIGPGNFLKIKSHQGSVVMLPLSSIETNTNSLQIEARDDVDLQFVTAYNLASPSYIKSNLGDIIFNADSEFRIGNITFDIQARDNITVGNNSNITLKGLNSAALANFEADTGGGSSNGSITINGKILSDSSTAANVQLKGENITLGPSAGVTNTRSLIAQATVGNITLGNNATLSTINTASNAILTASNSITMADSAILNLSASGTLNIQATNNITLAEATLRHTGSGDITVQATNGSILDASPSTDTTPNIQFQTSATNAALKLNAGQAIAAPGNADLDIRALANNQRIQATAGQGIFIQESGSNQNTFNVAGLQSTSGTIDFRAQNITNLNITNDIKRTGTTSGSIILENNIGNIALDADLGSDTAASIIKVKATGNITQTANKLIRAGGINSSVDLEATTPSSPGNITGATGPYNSLAIKNADTISARAGSPTVTGTGSYTANGQLRIAHESSLTDTLVEELLGRNIIFTNRGPAGHTLIIDKVDTTQNTDSRVMILSGRDGASNTPQNLLLNDLNITGNIGNYAPNRQFNRIFLAANKDVMIDPGVVVKTQPGGHIQIVTDEAFPTPPLFGTGGLKNFGTIDAGPTGSVTLYGSSPDNMVLGTIIAANGADNTTGKWYQTDAGANAYNPDTGYQPPGTGTTPGGEFYKDQGTAASSAAYSSSFYNSSFNNSSSFFNSSSFSNSSSFGNSSSLYHSSSFNNSSSFNNSSSLFNSSSVHNSFINNSSAAASSSFYNSSSINNSSSLYNSSSFNNSSSFNQSSSFNNSSSLFNSSSVHNSFMNNSSAAASSSFYNSSSINNSSSFYNSSSLVNSSSFNNSSSFNNSSSFNQSSSFNNSSSLFNSSSVHNSFMNNSSAAASSSFYNSSSMSNSSSLFNSSSFSNSSSFSNSSSFNNSSSQSNSSSINNSSSFHNSSSMSNSSSLFNSSSFSNSSSFSNSSSFNNSSSQSNSS